The nucleotide window GGCGGGACCGGCGCGTCGCGCTACGTTCTTGGACGGCGCGCCGCGCCTCGCTGGAGTCCTCCTGCCGGCTCTCGGCCCTGCGGACCAAGGCGGACCGTCCCGTGCCTGTAACAGGATGGGACGCTTTTCCCAAGAGGCGCAGAAGTCCGCGAAGGACGATCGTGGGCAGCAGAAATGCCTGCGGGGAAGCACGAACCGCATTGACCAGAACTGCGCAATTCCCTAAGTTTGCGAAGCGAGCTGTGGTCTCATCAGGGCGGCCCGGCTTTTGCACGGCCGAGTCCAGGAGGTGGGCGGTGCGTTCGGCTTAGCTGGCTTCGGCCAGGAGGGCCGCTACGTGGGATTCAAGGGCGGTTTCGTCCACCGGCACTTCCAAGAGCTGATACTCGGCGTACCCATCCTTGCGGACGTCAAGCTTGACCAGGCGCAGGGCAACTGCCCGGCGCTGGGGATGGGTCTGGATGGCCACATAGGCGCGGACGATTGCCGCCACCACTGCCTCCGGGAGGATCAGAACCTGATTGCCGTAACGAAGCACCAGGCGCAAATGCTTGTGGCCGGTCGGGGTGGCCAGCAAGCACTCCTCGACATCCTCCAGCCTTGGACATGCGACGGGCATTTCCGTTCCTCCTGTCCAGGGGTAAGCCGCACGTCTGAGCGCAGGTTTGCCTCTGCCGCAGGACCCTACCGCCCGGGAGGCCGGGCCCCGCGAGCCGGCCCTTGTCTTCCACCTCCGCACCGCTCGTCCGGTGTGGACCAGAACAGACCTGAGCACACCCCACAACGAGGAGTGTCGTGAACGAGCTACGAAGGGACCCCGTCTCGGGGCGCTGGAGCATTATCATTCAGGACCCGATCCAGACGGATCGCCTGCTGGTGAACCTTCGGCAACGAACCAAAGCCACCGAAAGATACGACCCGAATTGCCCCTTTTGCCAGGGGAATGAATCGCAGACGCCGCCGGAAATCCACGCCGTGCGGGCTGTTGGCCCGGCGAACGCCCCGGGATGGCTTGTGCGAGTCGTTCCGGACAAGTTTCCGGTGCTGCGCGTGGAGGGGGCTCTCAACAATCGCGCCCACGGGATGTACGACATGCTGGACGGGATCGGGGCGCACGAGATCGTCGTCGAAACCCCCGAGCACAACCGCTGGGTCACCGAGCTGGACGAAGCCCACCTGGTGCAGGTCCTGCGCACCTACCAGCTGCGGATCGCTGATCTCAAGAGAGACCTGCGCTTCCGGTATATCCTGGTGTACAAGTCCCACGGCGAGGCGATGGGGCCAGCCGGACAGCACAGCTATTCCTACGTCATCGCCACTCCGGTAACCCCGCCTCGGGTCAAGCAGGAGCTTCTCAGCTGCGCACAGCACTTCTCAATGAAAGAACGCTGTCTGATCTGCGACGTCGTGCGGCAAGAGGAGAACGAGGGGAGCCGCATCGTAATCGACGGACGGGACTACCTGGCCTTTGTGCCCTTTGCATCCGGCTCCCCCCTTGAGACCTGGATCGTCCCGAAGCGGCACGAAACCTTCTTCGAGAGCACCCAGGGCTTAGAGGAGCTGGCCTCCATTTATCGCCGGACCTTGGGGGCGATCTGCGAGTTGCTGCACGAGCCCAACTACGTGATGCTGATCCACAGCGGACCGAACACTACCTACGGGCAGCGCAGGGGTTACTGGCGCACTCTGACGCAGGATTACCACTGGCACATGGAGATCGTGCCAATGGTCCGCGGCTTCACCAGCTTTGAGCTCGTATCCGGGATGCGGGTCAATTTCCTGCCTCCGGAGCGCGGCGCCGCGATGCTGCGGGAAAAGGTCTAAACGACATTCGCGCACCTTGCCATGGCGTGTGCCGTGCTGCCCTAAGCGGCGATAGCAGGTCCTGAAAAGGCACTCCGTGAACAAGGGCGCCCCTCATACTTCCGGATTGTTTCTGAGCCGTTGAATCCCTAAGTTTATCGACTGCGGCAGGACGGAAGCCGCTCTTATCCTTTTCCGGCGGTAGGCAATCAAGGCAAAGGGAAGGGCATGCTCGGGGTCGGTATCGATATCGTAGAGGTCGAGAGGATTCGGCGTGCGGTAGAGCGCTGGGGAGATCGCTTCCTCCAGCGCATCCTCACCGAAGAGGAACTGCGCGATTGCCGGGCTCGGGGTCAGTTCTACCACTCCGTGGCCGCCCGCTTTGCGGCCAAAGAAGCGTTCGTGAAGGCCATCCCCGGCGATACCGCCCGCAGCCTGCCCTGGCACGAGTTCGCCGTCCGAAGCGTCGCCTCGGGACGCCCCCTCCCAGAGCTGGGGGAGAGGGCCAGGCGACTCGTCGGGCACCATCGCGTGTACCTCAGCCTGACACACGCCGAGGCCTACGCCGCGGCGGTCGTGATCATCGAGTAGGTGTACGCGAAGCGCACCGGGAGGCTCGATGAGGCTCCTTGTCACCGCATCCGAGATGGCCGCCATGGACCGCGAGGCGATCGAGGAGATCGGCATCCCTGGCGTCGTCCTGATGGAAAACGCGGGTCTGGGCGTGGTGTCCGTCATTCAGGACATGCTCGGCAGCGTAGCGGGGCGACGGGTAGCCATCGTCTGCGGCAAGGGAAACAACGGCGGCGACGGCTACGTGGTGGCACGCCACCTCCACAACGCCGGCTGTGACGTGGACGTCTATCTCCTTGCCGAACCAGAGGCCGTGCGCGGCGACGCCCGTGTGCACCTGGACGTCATCCGAAACATGGGGATCCCGGTGCACGTGGTGCGATCCACCGACGACTTCGATCCATCGCCCGAGCCCCACCTCGTCGTAGATGCCATCTTCGGCACGGGCATCACAGGTCCCGTGCAGGGACTGCCGGCGGAGATCATCCGCAAGATCAACGGCCTCGGCGTCCCGGTTGTCGCGGTAGACCTGCCTTCGGGTCTTAATGCGGACACCGGCGCCGTCGAGGGGCCGTGTGTGGCCGCCCGCCGGACCGTGACCATGGCCCAGATCAAGCGGGGACTGGTGCTGCCCCCCGGACGCGACTACGCAGGGCAGGTCCATGTGGTGGACATCGGCATGCCCCGCAGCCTGAAGAGCGCCACGCGCGTCCGGACCTTCCTCGTCGATCGCTCCGATGCCGTGCGCGCCCTGCCGCGCCGACCGTCCGACGCCCACAAGAACCGCGTGGGTCTGGTGTACGTGGTGGCTGGCTCCACCGGGATGACGGGCGCTGCCACCCTCACAGCTCTCTCGGCGCTCCGCGCAGGCTCCGGACTTGTGTACCTGGGCATCCCCGGCTCCCTGAACCCCATCCTCGAGGTGAAGGCCACCGAGGTCATCACGCATCCCCTGCCTGAAGCCACACCGGGTACCCTGGCGGCCGAAGCCTGGCCGCTTCTGGAGGAGCGGCTGCAAAACGTCCACGTGGCCGCCGTAGGACCTGGGTTAGGAACGCACCCCTCCACGGCGCAGCTCGTGGAGAGAATTGTACAGCTGGCGCCCGTGCCCCTGGTTCTGGACGCGGACGGGCTCAACAACCTGAGCGGCAGGACCGAGCTCCTTGCGTCGAGGCGCTGGCCTACGGTGATCACTCCGCATCCCGGCGAGCTCTCGCGCCTGTGCGGACTTAGCACGCGCGAGATCCTCGCTGACCGGATCGAGGTGGCCCGGCGCTTCGCTCAGGAGTGGCGAGTGGTTCTCGTGCTGAAAGGCTCACCTACGGTGACAGCCTCACCGGACGGGAACGTCTACGTCAACACCACGGGTAATGCCGGGATGGCTACGGGAGGCTCCGGAGACGTGCTCACGGGAATCATTGCCTCCCTGATGGGACAGGGCCTGGGGGCGTTGGAGGCCGCCTGGCTCGGCGTCTACGTCCATGGCCTGGCCGGTGACGTCGCCAGGGAACGCCTGGGCCAGATGGGCATGATCGCGGGCGACATCTTGCGAGCCGTGCCGAGCGTTCTGCGCGCCCTTGAAAACGCCCGGGATGCCCAGCCATGAGCCCCTTCGTCCGCTATCAGCTGCCGGCCATCCTCTACGCCGTCCTGATCTTCGTGATCTCCTCGATTCCGACCCTCGCCCCCCCACCGATCGGGATCGAGTGGGATGATAAGATCTATCATTTCCTCGAGTACGGCGCCTTCGGGTACCTCTGCGCGCGGGCGTTCTACTATCAGGGCAACCGGGTCCTACGCGACTTCGCTCTGATCATCACCCTTGTGACCGGGTCTCTGTACGCGGTCAGCGACGAGCTGCACCAGTCGCTGGTCCCAGGGCGGTATGCCGATGTCGGCGATTTCCTGGCCGATGTGGTGGGGGTGATCCTCGGGGTCGTGCTCTTCGCACGGACTCGTGTACCCTGGCACCGCGCCCGCGCCAGACTGGAGAAGCGGAGGGAGCCGCGTTCCCGTTCCGTGCGCGTGGTTGCGGACAAGCGTCCATGAGCAAGGGCCCCAGCACCGAGGTTCGGCGGATGAAGCAAGCCTCCTTTTCGCTCCAAGTGAGCGCACCTGAGCTGGCAAGGGAAATGGTCCTGACCGTCGTCCTCCTGCTTCTTCCCGGCGGAGTGGCCCTTTCGCAGTGGGGAAGATCACCCCTTTGGGGCGGCGAGGAGGCCAGGCTTCGCCTCAGCGTCGCGGCCGGCGCTTACCGCATTTCCCACAACGCGTTCGAGGATTACTACCGCTCCCGTTGGGGGTTGGTCCCCGGCTTCCTTCTCCGGTACAGGGTCAAAGGCATTGGTTTTTTGGCAGGGGTTCGACCCTTCCGCCAGCGCCTTGCTTCGCGGCTGGAGGCACAATATCCGGCGCTCGCAGGCTCATCGGCCTGGCGACAGACGGTCTGGAACCTGGGCGTGCAGCTGGGCGGCGGGGGGATGAGGCGCGTCCGCTCCGCAACCTACTTTGGACTGTCCTATCACGTCGTACGCGAGAAGGCCGGCCCCTTCCTCATGGACAAGAGCCGGTCCACTACCCTGGGCTTCTTTCTGGCCGCCGAGACCGAGTGGCTGATCCTTCCTCCCCTCGGCCTCGGCTGGATGGTGGAGCTGAGCTCTGCGGCTCCCAGTCGCTCGGCCGCCTTCGAGGCCAATAGCATCGGGGGACTCTACCTGGCTGCCCTGCTCCACCTGCACCTGTTCTGAGCGACCTCAAGCCGCTACTGTGACGCCCGGGACCACGCAGAAGGCGGGTACCAAGGAGAAGAGGGAAGCTGTGGCCGGACCCGAGGTGCGGAGCGCCTCAAGCAAGGCCCTGTGCCCCGCTTCTGGGAGGAAGGCGAGAGGATCAAGCGTCAGGACAACCGCGGGGGCCCCGTTTTCGCATTTCAGCCGCCAGAAGCGTTTCTCCCCGTCGCGGAGGGCCAGCTCCCTCCTGCTCCGCATCAGCTCCTGCAGCCGCTCCCGCTCTCCCTCTCCGGGGGAAAGGGAAAGAACAGCGCGCGTGAGCTCAGCGAACCAGTCCACCGCGGCGTAGTCGCAGACCCGCAGGTGAAACTTCGCCGAGCCCGCCCCCAGGGGGCTGTCCGTGAAGGCCCGGAATACGATCGCCTGACGGGGAAGAGAGCTCTCCGAGCCGGCCACCACCAGGGGACAGGCGAAGAGCGAGGCAAGACCGAGCGCTCTCCACAGCCGGACATCGGCGCCCTCTGGGGTCAGGCTCTTGCTGATTTCCTGAATTTCCGGGCTCGGAAAATCGACGGGGACGTAGGGCTTTCCGGCCAGCCTGCGCGCGACCTTTTTTCCGCGCTCCGACGAGAAGGCGGCGTCGTAGCCGATGTCGCGGTAGCGGAACTTGCTCCCGATCCACCGGAGGGCCGCCAGGGCTGTGTCTTCCTCCACGTCGGGGAGGTACAAAACACCACGCAGGTTCTTGACGCGCACGATGAATTCGAGGAACCACGGCTCCATGGGGCCTATCCTCCTGCGGCGGATTGGGGGTTGCCCGTGGCCATGGCAGGTTGGGGCCGCCTTCGTCCCCCTCTCTCAAAAAAGAAGCCCGCCGCCCGAAGGCGGCGAGCCTCATCCCCTTTGCCGGTGACGCTCAGTTCTCTTCGATGCTTTCGGCGGTGGCTGCGTTTTCCCCGTGCGCTTCGCCCTCTACGCCAAGGCGCCCGATCTCGCGGAACTGCAAGCCATCCCCCTGCTTCTTGGCCTGCACCTCGATGATGCTGCCGTCCCCGAATCGGCCGCGCAGGATCTCCTCGGCCAGCGGGTCCTGCACGTAGCGCTGAATCGTTCGCTTCAGCGGCCGTGCCCCGTACACGGGGTCGAAGCCCTTGTCCACAAGGAACTCCTTGGCGGACTGGCTCAGCTTGACCTGGATTCGCCGCTCGGAGACGCGGTTCAGCATCTCGTCGATGACGATGTCCACGATACGGAACATGTCCTCGCGGCTCAGCGGCCGGAAGACGACCACCTCGTCCACTCGGTTCAGGAATTCGGGGTTAAAGACGCGCTTCACTTCCTCCATGATGCGGGAGCGCATCGTTTCGTAGTCTTCCTGGACCTCCTGTTTCCCGAATCCCAGCGCTCCTCCCTTGCGGATCTCCCGCGTGCCCAGGTTCGAGGTCATGATGATGATCGTATTCTTGAAGTCCACGCGGCGGCCGAGACCGTCGGTGAGGCGCCCGTCGTCCAGGATCTGGAGCAGGATGTTGAACACGTCCGGGTGCGCCTTCTCAATCTCGTCGAACAGCACCACCGAATACGGGTGTCTGCGGACACGCTCGGTCAGCTGCCCGCCCTCTTCGTAGCCGACGTAACCCGGAGGCGCGCCCGTCAGGCGCGAGACGCTGAACTTCTCCATGTACTCCGACATGTCGATGCGAATGAGGGCGTCCTCCGTCTCGAACAGATAGCGGGCCAGCTCCTTCGCCAGCTGGGTCTTCCCTACACCCGTAGGCCCGAGGAAAATGAAGGAGCCGATGGGTCGATTCGGATCTTTCAGACCGGCCCGCGTGCGCAGAATGGCCTTGGACAGGAGGTGGATTACCTCGTCCTGTCCGACGATCCGCTTCTTCAGCTCCTCTTCCATTTTGAGGAGCTTTTCGGTCTCCGACTGCGCCACGCGGTGCACAGGGATACCGGTCATCATCGAGACGACTTCGGCGACGTCTTCCTCCGTTACGATGCCGACGATCTCATCTTCCGCCTCCCGCCAGCGCTCCTTCGCCTCCTCGAGCTTGCGCTGGAGCTGCTTCTCGCGATCGCGGAGGATAGCCGCGCGCTCGAACTCCTGCGCCTTGATCACCGCCTCTTTCTCGCGCCGCAGGCGCTTGATCTCCTCCTCCAGGTCGGTGATCTCCTTCGGCACCTTGATGTTCGCCAGGTGCACCCGCGCGCCCGTCTCGTCCATCACGTCGATGGCTTTGTCTGGCTGGAAGCGGTCCGTGATGTAGCGGTCAGACAGGCGCACGGCGGCGCGCAGCGCTTCGTCGGTGTACTTGACGCGGTGGTGCGCCTCGTAGCGCGGCTGGAGGCCCTTGAGAATGGCGTAGGTTTCCTCGGACGACGGCGGATCCACCATCACCTTCTGGAAGCGCCGTTCCAGGGCACCGTCTTTCTCGATGTACTGCCGGTACTCGTCCAAGGTGGTGGCGCCGATGCACTGGAGCTCCCCGCGGGCAAGGGCCGGCTTGAACATGTTGGAGGCATCCAGCGAGCCGGAAGCACCGCCAGCACCCACGATGGTGTGAAGCTCGTCAATGAACAGGATGACGTCCTTGGCCTTGACGATCTCGTTCAGGATGGCCTTGATTCGCTCTTCGAACTGGCCACGGTACTTGGTGCCCGCCACAATCGCGCCCAGGTCGAGGGTCACGACGCGCTTGTTGTGGAGGATCCGCGGCACCTTCTTCTCGACGATCCGCAGCGCCAACCCCTCGGCGATGGCCGTCTTGCCTACGCCTGGCTCGCCGATGAGTACGGGGTTGTTCTTCTTCCGGCGGCTGAGGATCTGGGCCACCCGCTCGATCTCCTTGTCTCGGCCGATAACCGGATCCAGCTCACCCCGCCGGGCCAGTTCCGTGAGGTCCCGTCCGAAGTGGTCCAGGGCAGGGGTCTTGGTACGCTTCTGGCCCGATTCGGAAACGCTCGGCGAGCCGCGGAGGATGTTGTCGAGCTCGTTCTTTACGGCCTCGTAGGTGACGTCGAAGGACTGGAGGATCTGCGCCGCCACTCCTTCTTTCTCTTTGACGAGCGCCAGGAGGAGGTGTTCGGTGCCGATGATGTCCGACTTGTACTTGTCCGCCTCCACATAGGCAAGCTTGAGGATCTTCTCGGCGCGCTTGGTGAAGGGGATATTGCCGATGGTCATGGTCTCGCCCGTGGAGCGGACCGCATCCTCGATGGCGCGCTTCAGTTCCTCCAGGTCGACCCCCAGGTTGCGGAGCACCTCGACCGCTATCCCCTCCCCCTCCCGAATCAGCCCCAGAAGAATGTGCTCCGTCCCAATATAATCATGCCCGAGACGCAGCGCCTCCTCTCGGGCAAACTGAATCACCATCTGAACACGGCTGGAGAAGTTGTTTTTCATGCCCAATCAACCCCGTTCTGGAGTGCTACCGCCTCATCATCCTGCACTTCTTTTACCTTCCGCCCGCGGGTTGCGTTCCGAAAAGCCCCTCAGGTTACGATCCCTGCCAGACGTTCGCGGAGGTATTCGGCGCGCAGGCGATCGGTTTCTTCATCGGAAAGTTGGCGCCCTTCCCTGAGCTGCAGGTGTGCCGACTGAGCGAGCACCAGGAGCTCGTTCACCACCCGGAAGTGGGCCGGAAGATAGCCCGCCAGCATTCCCATGCGGAGGCTGCTGAGGAGATTCACACATTCCAGAGCCCCGATCAGCCGCGCGTGCCGGATAATACCCACGGCTCGCTCCACGACATCCTCCACCCGCACCCGGCTCGTTTGCAGGAGGCCTTCCAGGGCCTTTTTCTCCAAGCCAATCAAATCTTCGGCAACTCTGGCCATCCGCTCAAGAAGTTTTTCTTCTGTCCTACCCAGAGTGACCTGATTCGACACCTGGAAGATATTGCCCACGGCCTGCGTCCCCTCGCCGTAGAAGCCGCGGAAGGTGAATTCGGTGAATCCCAACTGCTTTACAACTTCTTCCAAGGTCCCGGATAGGGCCAACCCTGGCAGATGCAGGAACACACTTACGCGCATTCCGGTGCCCGTATTGGTTGGGCACGATGTAAGATAGCCAAATTCCTCAGAAAACGCCAGCTGGAATGCCTCGTTCAGCTGGTCATCGAGCTCTGCGAGTACACCCCATCCGCTGGTGGTGTCGAGACCGCTTTCGAGGCTTTGCAGACGGAAGTGGTCCTCCTCGTTCACCATTACCGAGAAGCTTTCATCGGGCGACACCAGCAGTCCGGCAGGTCGCGGCCGCGCCAGCACCTCGGGCGAGAGCAAGCGTCGTTCCAAGAGAAACCGCCGCTCCACGTCGCTGAGCTCGTCCACCCGCCAGTAGAGGCAGTGTTTCATGGCCGGGACAGTCTGGCGGCGGCTCGTAACTTCCTGAAGCACCTCCTCGAGCTGGTCGGTGCGGGCATGGGGAGGGAAGCGGCGCCCCGCCAGGTTTCGCGCCAGGCGAATGCGCGTGCTGATCACCCGTTCCGCCTGCGGGCCATGGGCGGCCAGCCATCCTGGAGGCACAGCGGCCATTCGGCGCAGCTCGTCTTGTGCCACCGGCGTCGTCATTGGCGCGTCTCGCTCGTCCCCCGTGTGAGATCGCGCAGCAGATCTCGCAGCTCCGCTGCCCGTTCGTACTCCTCGCGGGCCACCGCTTCCTCCAGCGCGCGACGGATCTCCTCCGGGCTTTGGACCGCAACGCGTCTCCGGAGGTGGGGCGGCCGGCTCCCGATGTGTTTTGCGCTGCCGTGGATACGTCGCAAGAGCGTCCGCAACGGCTCCGCAAAGACGCGGTAGCACTCGGAGCACCCGAGAAGCCCCGTCTGCTCCACGTCCCGATAGGTGTGGCCGCAATGGGGACACGAGGGCATGCTCTGGACTGGTACCGACGGATGAGCCTGGCCTATGGCTTGGAGCAGAAGACCGCCCAGTAGGTGAGGCAGAACCGCAAAGGGGAGAGTAAGCCCATGGGCTTCGGCGCAGGGCTGACAGATGTGCAGTTCCAATTTCTGGGTGTGGACGATCTGGGTCAGCTGGACGGTCGCCGGACGACTGTGGCAGATCTCGCAGAGCATCAGCGCACCAGCTGTTGTTCGCGGCAGATCCGGCCATCGTACATCTCCAGAAGGCGATCTGCGCTTTTGGCCAGCTCCATGTTGTGCGTCACAATGACCAGCGTGAGCCCGTGCTCGGCCACCAGGCGCCACAAGAGCTCGTGGAGAGCCCGGCTGGACTGTGCATCCAGGTTGCCCGAGGGCTCGTCCGCAAGCAGGATTCGCGGCCGGTTGGTGAGGGCACGCGCCACCGCTACCCGCTGCTGCTCCCCTCCGGATAACTCGTTCGGGCGGTGGTGCATCCGATCGGCCAGGCCCACCTCCACCAGCAGCGCCTCGGCCCTCCTCCGAGCCTCCTTTGCCTCCACGCCGGCGATCAGGGCCGGCATCATGACGTTCTCCAGAGCTGTAAACTCGGGCAGGAGATGGTGAAACTGGAACACAAATCCGGCGGTGCGATTGCGAAAAGCCGCCAGCCGATGATCGTCCATCCGGAAAACGTTCACCCCGTCCAGGTACACCGTGCCGGAGGTAGGGCGGTCGAGCGCCCCGAGGATATGGAGCAGCGTGCTCTTGCCGACTCCGGAGGGACCGACAATGGACACAATCTCCCCCCGGCGCACCGCCAGATCGATGCCCTTCAGCACATGGAGGCGCTGGTCCCGACCCGTCGGGTAGTACTTGTGGATACCGCGCGCAGAAAGGATGAATTCGTCCTTCTCAGCCATGCCTCACTCGTACCGAATCGCCGCCACCGGATCGAGCCTGGCCGCTTTCCACGATGGATAAAGGGTGGCCACGAAGGAAAGGGCCATGGCTGCCAGGGCTACCATCACGAAGTCCAGGGGGCGCATGTACACTGGCAGCTTGTTGATAATGTAAATATCCGCTGGCAGACTGAACCACTCGAACTTCAACTGGGACCAGCACAGGACGTAGCCCGCCACGAGTCCCAAAGCCGTACCAATTGCTCCCGCCACCAGCCCCTCGAGCACGAAGATCCTCATGATGCTGCGAGAGGTCGCACCCATGGACTTCAGAATCCCAATGTCGCGGGTTTTTTCCATCACCACCATAATCAGGGAGCTCACGATGTTAAAGGCCGCCACCAGAATGATCAGACTGAGCACGATGAAAGCTGCCCATTTCTCAATCTGCATCCAAGCAAAAAGATTCTTGTTGAGCTGGAACCAGGTTAGCGTATGGAAGGGGTAACCCAACGTCGCGTTCAGATGGTCAGCCACCCACTTTACGTGCCTCAGCTCGTCGACGCGAATCTCCAAGCCCGTGATGCGGTCCCCCATCCGGAAAAGCCTCTGGGCCTGTTCCAGGGACATGTAGGCAAAGGTATCGTCGTACTCGTAGAGACCCGTTTCGAAATAGCCAGCCACGCGGCACTCGGTCATGGGAGGAATTTGCCCAAAGATGCCGGTGATCCCCGCCGGACTGACCAAAATGACCCGATCTCCGATCGAAACCCCCAACCGGTCCGCCAGATTAAAGCCCAGGACAATGCCGGGAAGCGGTCTTCCGTCCTCACCCGCCGGCTGCGGGCTGAAGTCCAGCTGCCCGTACACGATCTTTTTCGGGATATCCGTAACCTCTCCCAACGTCGTCGGGTCGGTCCCTTTCACGATGAGCCCTTCGATGCTCGAGCTGGAACGAATCATCGCCTTCTCGTAGATATAGGGCGACACGCCCACCACATGCGGCACCTGGCGTACCTTTTCAGCCACCTCGCGCCAGTTCTCGATACCTTGGTCGTGAAAGGTCCGGAGACGGATGTGCGCGTCGAATCCGATGATGCGGGAGCGCACTTCCCGCTCGAACCCGTTCATCACGGAGAGGACGATCACCAGCGCAGCCGTACCGATCATGATGCCGATGATGGAGAAGTAGGCAATGAGGGAGATGAACCCCGTCTTCCTTCGGGTGCGCAAATAGCGTTTGGCGATGAAGAACTCGAACATCATGGCTTTTCCGGCCGCATTTGGGGGAAGAAAATCACGTCACGAATGGACGGCTGGTTGGTGAGCAGCATCACCAGCCGGTCCACCCCGATCCCGAGGCCTGCCGTCGGGGGCATGCCGTATTCCAGGGCGCGCAGGAAATCCTCGTCCAGAACGTGGGCCTCTTCGTCGCCCCGCTCGCGCAGTTCCATCTGTCGCTCGAACCGTTCGCGCTGGTCCAGCGGATCGTTCAGCTCCGAGAAGGCGTTGCCGATCTCGTGACCGGCCACGAAGGGCTCAAAGCGCTCCACCAGTTCCGGGTCGTCGCGATGGCGCTTGGCAAGAGGAGAAAGCTCCAGCGGATAATCGATCACGAAGGTTGGTTGGATCAGGGTCGGCTCCACCTTCTCCTTGAAGATCTCGTCCAACAGCTTGCCCTTGTCCCACCACTCCTCTATCTCCAGGCCGAGATCCCGGGCGGCCTGGCGTACCTCCTCCTCCGACTTCCCTTTCAGCCAGTAGCCGGTGACCTCCTGAATGGCTTCGAAGTAGCGTTTGCGGGCCCAC belongs to candidate division KSB1 bacterium and includes:
- a CDS encoding galactose-1-phosphate uridylyltransferase, whose translation is MNELRRDPVSGRWSIIIQDPIQTDRLLVNLRQRTKATERYDPNCPFCQGNESQTPPEIHAVRAVGPANAPGWLVRVVPDKFPVLRVEGALNNRAHGMYDMLDGIGAHEIVVETPEHNRWVTELDEAHLVQVLRTYQLRIADLKRDLRFRYILVYKSHGEAMGPAGQHSYSYVIATPVTPPRVKQELLSCAQHFSMKERCLICDVVRQEENEGSRIVIDGRDYLAFVPFASGSPLETWIVPKRHETFFESTQGLEELASIYRRTLGAICELLHEPNYVMLIHSGPNTTYGQRRGYWRTLTQDYHWHMEIVPMVRGFTSFELVSGMRVNFLPPERGAAMLREKV
- the acpS gene encoding holo-ACP synthase — protein: MLGVGIDIVEVERIRRAVERWGDRFLQRILTEEELRDCRARGQFYHSVAARFAAKEAFVKAIPGDTARSLPWHEFAVRSVASGRPLPELGERARRLVGHHRVYLSLTHAEAYAAAVVIIE
- a CDS encoding NAD(P)H-hydrate dehydratase, encoding MRLLVTASEMAAMDREAIEEIGIPGVVLMENAGLGVVSVIQDMLGSVAGRRVAIVCGKGNNGGDGYVVARHLHNAGCDVDVYLLAEPEAVRGDARVHLDVIRNMGIPVHVVRSTDDFDPSPEPHLVVDAIFGTGITGPVQGLPAEIIRKINGLGVPVVAVDLPSGLNADTGAVEGPCVAARRTVTMAQIKRGLVLPPGRDYAGQVHVVDIGMPRSLKSATRVRTFLVDRSDAVRALPRRPSDAHKNRVGLVYVVAGSTGMTGAATLTALSALRAGSGLVYLGIPGSLNPILEVKATEVITHPLPEATPGTLAAEAWPLLEERLQNVHVAAVGPGLGTHPSTAQLVERIVQLAPVPLVLDADGLNNLSGRTELLASRRWPTVITPHPGELSRLCGLSTREILADRIEVARRFAQEWRVVLVLKGSPTVTASPDGNVYVNTTGNAGMATGGSGDVLTGIIASLMGQGLGALEAAWLGVYVHGLAGDVARERLGQMGMIAGDILRAVPSVLRALENARDAQP
- a CDS encoding VanZ family protein, whose amino-acid sequence is MSPFVRYQLPAILYAVLIFVISSIPTLAPPPIGIEWDDKIYHFLEYGAFGYLCARAFYYQGNRVLRDFALIITLVTGSLYAVSDELHQSLVPGRYADVGDFLADVVGVILGVVLFARTRVPWHRARARLEKRREPRSRSVRVVADKRP
- a CDS encoding ATP-dependent Clp protease ATP-binding subunit, yielding MKNNFSSRVQMVIQFAREEALRLGHDYIGTEHILLGLIREGEGIAVEVLRNLGVDLEELKRAIEDAVRSTGETMTIGNIPFTKRAEKILKLAYVEADKYKSDIIGTEHLLLALVKEKEGVAAQILQSFDVTYEAVKNELDNILRGSPSVSESGQKRTKTPALDHFGRDLTELARRGELDPVIGRDKEIERVAQILSRRKKNNPVLIGEPGVGKTAIAEGLALRIVEKKVPRILHNKRVVTLDLGAIVAGTKYRGQFEERIKAILNEIVKAKDVILFIDELHTIVGAGGASGSLDASNMFKPALARGELQCIGATTLDEYRQYIEKDGALERRFQKVMVDPPSSEETYAILKGLQPRYEAHHRVKYTDEALRAAVRLSDRYITDRFQPDKAIDVMDETGARVHLANIKVPKEITDLEEEIKRLRREKEAVIKAQEFERAAILRDREKQLQRKLEEAKERWREAEDEIVGIVTEEDVAEVVSMMTGIPVHRVAQSETEKLLKMEEELKKRIVGQDEVIHLLSKAILRTRAGLKDPNRPIGSFIFLGPTGVGKTQLAKELARYLFETEDALIRIDMSEYMEKFSVSRLTGAPPGYVGYEEGGQLTERVRRHPYSVVLFDEIEKAHPDVFNILLQILDDGRLTDGLGRRVDFKNTIIIMTSNLGTREIRKGGALGFGKQEVQEDYETMRSRIMEEVKRVFNPEFLNRVDEVVVFRPLSREDMFRIVDIVIDEMLNRVSERRIQVKLSQSAKEFLVDKGFDPVYGARPLKRTIQRYVQDPLAEEILRGRFGDGSIIEVQAKKQGDGLQFREIGRLGVEGEAHGENAATAESIEEN
- a CDS encoding ATP--guanido phosphotransferase, with protein sequence MTTPVAQDELRRMAAVPPGWLAAHGPQAERVISTRIRLARNLAGRRFPPHARTDQLEEVLQEVTSRRQTVPAMKHCLYWRVDELSDVERRFLLERRLLSPEVLARPRPAGLLVSPDESFSVMVNEEDHFRLQSLESGLDTTSGWGVLAELDDQLNEAFQLAFSEEFGYLTSCPTNTGTGMRVSVFLHLPGLALSGTLEEVVKQLGFTEFTFRGFYGEGTQAVGNIFQVSNQVTLGRTEEKLLERMARVAEDLIGLEKKALEGLLQTSRVRVEDVVERAVGIIRHARLIGALECVNLLSSLRMGMLAGYLPAHFRVVNELLVLAQSAHLQLREGRQLSDEETDRLRAEYLRERLAGIVT
- a CDS encoding UvrB/UvrC motif-containing protein, with amino-acid sequence MLCEICHSRPATVQLTQIVHTQKLELHICQPCAEAHGLTLPFAVLPHLLGGLLLQAIGQAHPSVPVQSMPSCPHCGHTYRDVEQTGLLGCSECYRVFAEPLRTLLRRIHGSAKHIGSRPPHLRRRVAVQSPEEIRRALEEAVAREEYERAAELRDLLRDLTRGTSETRQ
- a CDS encoding ABC transporter ATP-binding protein, translated to MAEKDEFILSARGIHKYYPTGRDQRLHVLKGIDLAVRRGEIVSIVGPSGVGKSTLLHILGALDRPTSGTVYLDGVNVFRMDDHRLAAFRNRTAGFVFQFHHLLPEFTALENVMMPALIAGVEAKEARRRAEALLVEVGLADRMHHRPNELSGGEQQRVAVARALTNRPRILLADEPSGNLDAQSSRALHELLWRLVAEHGLTLVIVTHNMELAKSADRLLEMYDGRICREQQLVR